One Littorina saxatilis isolate snail1 linkage group LG1, US_GU_Lsax_2.0, whole genome shotgun sequence genomic window carries:
- the LOC138962278 gene encoding probable G-protein coupled receptor 139: MSLKSYEGVLMQFPEYRALKNLMLYVPPVLIVLGTFGNVFSFIIMRRRAMLKVSSYHYLASLAVADSLVLYIGLLRLWLGEVTGSDFHNSADWICKLTISLGYTASDLSVWLIIAVTVERYIVVCFPLRASAMINTNRAKKVIGFLVLLMFTINLHFFWTVEIVERQPVDGNNVSNCEAAPHHQQLVNAVWPWVDACIYSFVPFIVILVLNILIVIEVIEARAHRLRMQSTSERRRACGPGEGMKLTIMLLTVSFAFLLTTLPMNISLIVTAFWDHSNNDLRRVVQFKLANTVAELLMYLNHSMNFCLYCATGQKFRQQIVHLLRCRRDNYSAWNSLHTDDTKCTSSLKNGIHSVKLLVHQAPELVINHNGEIVLPSATKL, encoded by the exons ATGTCTTTGAAGAGCTACGAGGGTGTGCTGATGCAGTTCCCGGAGTACCGCGCGCTGAAGAACTTGATGCTGTACGTGCCACCCGTGCTGATCGTGCTGGGCACCTTCGGCAACGTCTTCTCTTTCATCATCATGCGGCGCCGCGCCATGCTCAAAGTGTCCTCCTATCACTACCTCGCCTCGCTCGCGGTGGCTGACTCCTTGGTGCTCTACATCGGTCTGCTGAGGTTGTGGCTTGGCGAAGTGACCGGCTCGGACTTCCACAACAGCGCGGACTGGATCTGCAAGCTGACTATCTCCCTCGGCTACACTGCCAGCGACCTGTCCGTCTGGCTGATCATCGCAGTGACGGTGGAGCGCTACATCGTCGTCTGCTTCCCGCTGCGGGCCTCCGCCATGATCAACACGAATCGCGCCAAGAAGGTGATCGGCTTCCTGGTGCTGCTCATGTTCACCATCAATCTGCACTTCTTCTGGACCGTGGAGATCGTGGAGCGGCAGCCGGTGGACGGTAATAACGTCAGCAACTGCGAGGCGGCGCCTCACCATCAGCAGCTCGTCAACGCGGTCTGGCCCTGGGTCGACGCCTGCATCTACTCCTTCGTGCCTTTCATCGTCATCCTTGTCCTCAACATCCTCATCGTCATCGAAGTCATCGAGGCAAGAGCCCATCGCCTGCGCATGCAGAGCACGTCGGAGC GTCGGCGTGCCTGCGGGCCTGGCGAGGGCATGAAACTCACCATCATGCTACTCACCGTGTCCTTCGCCTTTCTACTCACAACGCTGCCCATGAACATCTCCCTGATCGTGACAGCATTCTGGGACCACAGTAACAACGACCTGCGGCGCGTGGTGCAGTTTAAGCTGGCTAACACGGTGGCCGAGCTGCTCATGTACCTCAACCACTCCATGAACTTCTGTCTGTACTGCGCCACGGGGCAGAAGTTCCGTCAGCAGATCGTGCACCTGCTGAGGTGCCGTAGAGATAACTACTCGGCGTGGAACTCGCTGCACACGGACGATACCAAGTGCACGTCTTCTTTGAAGAACGGGATCCATTCTGTGAAGCTTCTCGTGCACCAGGCGCCCGAGCTTGTGATCAATCACAACGGCGAGATTGTTTTACCTTCAGCCACAAAGTTATAG